One Peptostreptococcus equinus genomic window carries:
- the rbr gene encoding rubrerythrin, which yields MTQELKGTKTEKNLLDGFAGESMARNKYTYYASQAKKEGYNQISNIFLETAENEKEHAKLWFKALHGGEIPTTEENLLDAAEGELYEWSDMYVRFSNDAKEEGFKEIARLFDGVAAIEKTHEERYRTLLQNLKDGKIFEKDEVVVWKCMNCGHIHVSKSAPKLCPVCKHPQAYFEVKAENWK from the coding sequence ATGACACAGGAACTTAAGGGAACAAAAACAGAAAAGAACCTTTTAGATGGTTTTGCAGGAGAATCAATGGCAAGAAATAAATATACTTACTATGCTTCTCAGGCTAAGAAGGAAGGGTATAATCAGATATCTAATATATTCTTAGAAACAGCAGAAAATGAAAAGGAACATGCTAAGCTATGGTTTAAGGCTCTTCATGGAGGAGAAATACCAACAACTGAAGAAAATTTATTAGATGCTGCAGAAGGTGAATTATACGAGTGGTCTGATATGTATGTTAGATTCTCTAATGATGCAAAAGAAGAAGGATTTAAGGAAATTGCTAGACTATTTGATGGTGTAGCAGCTATAGAAAAAACACATGAAGAAAGATATAGAACTTTACTTCAGAATTTAAAAGATGGTAAGATTTTTGAGAAAGATGAAGTAGTAGTTTGGAAGTGTATGAATTGTGGACATATTCACGTATCTAAGAGTGCTCCAAAGTTATGTCCTGTATGTAAGCATCCACAAGCGTATTTCGAAGTGAAGGCTGAAAACTGGAAATAA
- a CDS encoding phage holin, with the protein MKLKNETYDILKWIAQIFLPALTIFVGAVGVAVGFKQTDLIVIIMTAFDTFLGTILGISTKNYNSEREV; encoded by the coding sequence ATGAAGTTAAAAAATGAAACATATGATATATTAAAATGGATAGCACAGATATTCTTACCTGCACTTACTATATTTGTAGGTGCTGTAGGGGTAGCTGTAGGCTTTAAGCAAACTGATTTAATAGTTATTATTATGACAGCTTTTGATACGTTTTTAGGCACAATTTTAGGCATTTCAACTAAAAACTACAATTCAGAAAGAGAGGTATAA
- a CDS encoding CsbD family protein produces the protein MKDTGVFDKVKGSAKNIAGEATGDNKLKAEGAVDKATGKAKELLNEAGKKAEEVADNAKSEINKHK, from the coding sequence ATGAAAGATACAGGAGTATTTGATAAGGTTAAGGGAAGTGCAAAAAATATTGCTGGAGAAGCTACTGGCGACAATAAGTTAAAAGCTGAAGGTGCTGTAGATAAAGCTACTGGAAAAGCAAAAGAATTGTTAAATGAAGCTGGGAAAAAAGCTGAAGAAGTAGCTGACAATGCTAAGTCAGAAATTAATAAGCATAAGTAA
- a CDS encoding peptidoglycan recognition protein family protein, translated as MTNFYYKPISRKYNFGWGRSKSNIKFIAIHWTANESRGANAMAHYKYFQNNNVGASAHYFVDDTNIVQIVGDSTVAYAVGGNQGYGTGLGGIVNENSISIEMCVNSDADYSKMYFNTVELVKELLRQYPNAKVVRHWDATRKDCPHGYTGYNNAKWNKFLSDVKQPRRLILDLSKDSVAVEVNSQKTSAPARKGWVQEEGKWFYYIDGKKKIGWLKSGKAWFYMQPEKDGEMKIGWLKYNNNWFYFNSKGYMLTGEQVIDNKKYKFNNEGYLL; from the coding sequence ATGACTAATTTTTATTATAAACCAATTTCAAGAAAATATAATTTTGGCTGGGGAAGAAGTAAATCTAACATTAAATTTATAGCTATACACTGGACTGCAAATGAGAGCAGAGGTGCTAATGCAATGGCACACTATAAGTATTTTCAGAATAACAACGTAGGAGCGTCCGCACACTATTTTGTTGACGATACCAATATTGTTCAAATAGTTGGAGATAGTACAGTTGCTTATGCTGTTGGTGGAAATCAAGGATATGGAACTGGACTAGGTGGCATTGTTAATGAGAACTCCATATCAATAGAAATGTGTGTCAATTCAGATGCTGACTATAGCAAGATGTATTTTAATACTGTAGAGCTTGTAAAAGAGCTTCTAAGGCAATATCCTAATGCTAAAGTAGTTAGACATTGGGACGCAACTAGAAAAGATTGTCCGCATGGTTACACAGGCTATAACAATGCAAAGTGGAACAAGTTTTTATCTGATGTTAAACAGCCTAGACGATTAATCTTAGACTTATCTAAAGATAGCGTTGCGGTAGAAGTTAATTCTCAAAAAACATCTGCACCAGCAAGAAAAGGATGGGTACAAGAAGAAGGAAAATGGTTCTACTATATAGATGGAAAGAAAAAGATAGGTTGGTTAAAGTCGGGTAAAGCGTGGTTTTATATGCAACCAGAAAAAGATGGAGAAATGAAAATAGGATGGCTCAAATATAACAATAACTGGTTTTATTTCAATTCTAAAGGTTACATGTTAACTGGCGAACAAGTGATTGATAATAAGAAATATAAATTTAATAATGAGGGGTACTTGCTGTAA
- a CDS encoding Fur family transcriptional regulator: MRFSKQREMILNEVKNNNNHPTADMVYDKLRKDNPNLSLGTVYRNLTQLADNGLITKLSIPGDPVRFDCNTDEHNHFICEDCGQIFDIDKDLVAYADKGLEKLGFKVNSAQILLKGICVECTKKIEKI, encoded by the coding sequence GTGAGGTTTTCAAAGCAAAGAGAAATGATATTAAACGAAGTTAAAAATAATAATAATCACCCTACAGCTGATATGGTATATGATAAGTTGAGAAAAGATAATCCTAATTTGAGCTTGGGTACGGTTTATAGAAATTTAACTCAATTAGCAGATAATGGATTAATTACAAAACTTAGTATACCAGGGGATCCTGTTAGATTCGATTGCAACACAGATGAACATAATCATTTTATTTGTGAAGATTGCGGGCAAATTTTCGATATTGATAAGGATTTGGTCGCTTATGCAGATAAGGGTCTTGAAAAATTAGGATTTAAAGTAAATTCTGCACAGATTCTTTTAAAAGGAATTTGTGTAGAATGTACTAAAAAGATAGAAAAAATATAA
- a CDS encoding desulfoferrodoxin family protein yields the protein MAKDLKFYSCSDKDFIIEVVVPEEGCQVSCCGEEMKLIEPNTTDAAGEKHVPVIEVSGNKVVVKVGSVPHPMEEKHHISFIYLVTEKTVQRVDLPHDGKPEAEFVLAEDDKAICAYEYCNLHGLWKAEA from the coding sequence ATGGCTAAAGATTTAAAGTTTTATTCATGTTCAGATAAGGATTTTATAATTGAAGTAGTTGTTCCTGAAGAAGGATGTCAAGTTTCATGTTGTGGTGAAGAAATGAAGCTTATAGAACCAAATACTACTGATGCAGCTGGAGAAAAGCATGTTCCAGTTATAGAAGTTAGTGGAAACAAAGTAGTAGTTAAGGTTGGTAGTGTACCACATCCAATGGAAGAAAAACACCATATTTCATTTATATATCTAGTAACTGAAAAAACAGTTCAGAGAGTAGATTTACCGCATGATGGTAAGCCAGAAGCAGAATTTGTACTTGCAGAAGATGATAAGGCTATATGTGCTTATGAATATTGTAATCTACATGGATTGTGGAAAGCAGAAGCTTAA